The Lysobacter enzymogenes genome window below encodes:
- a CDS encoding mannose-1-phosphate guanylyltransferase/mannose-6-phosphate isomerase, translating into MLHPVVLSGGSGSRLWPLSRQNQPKQFLSLIGDHSLFQETLLRANALPDTGAPVTVCAEDHRFMVGEQLQGIGVANGAILLEPSARNTAPAIALAALHLVAQEPAATMLVLPADHLIEDVDAFRDAVARAAVLAEQDWLVTFGITPDYPETGYGYIARGEALGEDGYKVSRFVEKPDQATAEGYVAAGTYAWNSGMFLFKAQRYLDELQKLAPGILEAARAAYAQASRDLDFIRVGKDAFAASPNNSIDYAVMEKTDRAAVVPVSCGWSDIGSWSSLWAVAERDDDGNRYEGDVISVDTRDSLVRASERRMIATIGVEDLVIVDTPDATLVARKDRVQDVKTIVDKLKQAGRQEHLFHRKVYRPWGNYDSIDMGPRFQVKRIEVKPGGVLSLQKHHKRAEHWIVVSGVAEVTCDEKVFELRENESTYIPLGSVHRLRNRGTEPVELIEVQSGSYLGEDDIVRLEDVYGRS; encoded by the coding sequence ATGCTTCACCCCGTCGTTCTCAGTGGTGGCAGCGGTTCGCGCCTGTGGCCGCTGTCGCGCCAGAATCAGCCCAAGCAATTCCTTTCGCTGATCGGCGACCACTCGTTGTTCCAGGAAACCCTGCTGCGCGCCAACGCGCTGCCCGACACCGGCGCCCCGGTCACCGTCTGCGCCGAAGACCACCGCTTCATGGTCGGCGAGCAGTTGCAGGGCATCGGCGTGGCCAACGGCGCGATCCTGCTGGAGCCGAGCGCGCGCAACACCGCGCCGGCGATCGCCCTGGCCGCGCTGCACCTGGTCGCGCAAGAGCCCGCGGCGACCATGCTGGTGCTGCCGGCCGATCACCTGATCGAAGACGTCGACGCGTTCCGCGACGCGGTCGCGCGCGCCGCGGTGCTGGCCGAGCAGGACTGGCTGGTCACCTTCGGCATCACCCCCGATTACCCGGAAACCGGCTACGGCTACATCGCCCGCGGCGAAGCGCTGGGCGAGGACGGCTATAAGGTCAGCCGCTTCGTCGAGAAGCCCGACCAGGCCACCGCCGAAGGCTATGTCGCCGCCGGCACCTATGCCTGGAACTCGGGCATGTTCCTGTTCAAGGCGCAGCGTTATCTGGACGAGCTGCAGAAGCTGGCGCCCGGCATCCTCGAAGCCGCGCGCGCCGCCTACGCGCAGGCCAGCCGCGACCTCGACTTCATCCGCGTCGGCAAGGACGCGTTCGCGGCCAGCCCGAACAATTCCATCGACTACGCGGTGATGGAGAAGACCGACCGCGCCGCGGTGGTGCCGGTCAGCTGCGGCTGGAGCGACATCGGCTCGTGGTCGTCGCTGTGGGCGGTGGCCGAGCGCGACGACGACGGCAACCGCTACGAGGGCGACGTGATTTCGGTCGACACCCGCGACAGCCTGGTGCGCGCGTCGGAGCGGCGCATGATCGCGACCATCGGCGTCGAGGACCTGGTCATCGTCGATACGCCCGACGCGACCCTGGTCGCGCGCAAGGACCGGGTGCAGGACGTCAAGACCATCGTCGACAAGCTCAAGCAGGCCGGGCGCCAGGAGCACTTGTTCCACCGCAAGGTCTACCGCCCGTGGGGCAATTACGACTCCATCGACATGGGCCCGCGCTTCCAGGTCAAGCGCATCGAGGTCAAGCCCGGCGGCGTGTTGAGCCTGCAGAAGCACCACAAGCGCGCCGAGCACTGGATCGTGGTGTCGGGCGTGGCCGAGGTCACCTGCGACGAGAAGGTGTTCGAGCTGCGCGAGAACGAGAGCACCTACATTCCGCTCGGCAGCGTGCATCGCCTGCGCAACCGCGGCACCGAGCCGGTCGAGCTGATCGAAGTGCAGTCGGGCAGCTATCTGGGCGAGGACGATATCGTCCGGCTCGAGGACGTGTACGGGCGTTCGTAA
- a CDS encoding D-hexose-6-phosphate mutarotase: MNAPNLPAPQHLNGPGDSRIQASAFGAHLLSWHCRGRERLYLSPNAGFGAGKAIRGGVPVIFPQFAERGDGPRHGFARTLTWEAERQPQRLSFRLRDREETRRHWPHRFEAELDLEPGEDRLRIALTVRNADRAAFEFSAALHTYLAVADVAAALVHGLEDRPYLDSADGGAARPASDAPVRFDGEVDRIYPDTRRPLRITDGEHMLRCEAEGFADTVVWNPGAELAAGMADLEPDGHRRFVCVEAAQVLQPVRLEPGQVWTGAQILVVESSSSQYRIGG, encoded by the coding sequence ATGAACGCGCCCAACCTGCCCGCTCCCCAGCACCTGAACGGCCCCGGCGACTCGCGGATCCAGGCCAGCGCGTTCGGCGCGCACCTGCTGTCGTGGCACTGCCGCGGCCGCGAGCGCCTGTACCTGAGCCCGAACGCCGGTTTCGGCGCCGGCAAGGCGATCCGCGGCGGCGTGCCGGTGATCTTCCCGCAGTTCGCCGAACGCGGCGACGGCCCCCGCCACGGCTTCGCCCGCACCCTGACCTGGGAGGCCGAACGGCAGCCGCAACGGCTGTCGTTCCGGCTGCGCGACCGCGAGGAAACCCGCCGCCACTGGCCGCACCGGTTCGAGGCCGAACTCGACCTGGAACCCGGCGAAGACCGCCTGCGCATCGCCCTGACCGTACGCAACGCCGACCGCGCCGCGTTCGAGTTCAGCGCCGCCCTGCACACCTACCTGGCCGTGGCCGACGTCGCCGCGGCCCTGGTCCACGGGCTGGAAGACCGGCCGTACCTCGACTCGGCCGACGGCGGCGCGGCCCGCCCGGCCAGCGACGCGCCGGTGCGCTTCGACGGCGAGGTCGACCGCATCTACCCCGACACCCGCCGGCCGCTGCGCATCACCGACGGCGAGCACATGCTGCGCTGCGAAGCCGAGGGCTTCGCCGACACCGTGGTGTGGAATCCCGGTGCCGAACTGGCCGCCGGCATGGCCGACCTGGAACCCGACGGCCACCGCCGCTTCGTCTGCGTGGAAGCCGCGCAGGTGCTGCAGCCGGTGCGGCTGGAACCCGGCCAGGTCTGGACCGGGGCGCAGATCCTGGTGGTGGAAAGCTCGTCCTCGCAGTACCGCATCGGCGGCTGA
- a CDS encoding electron transfer flavoprotein subunit beta/FixA family protein, translating to MKILVGYKRVVDYNVRIQVKPDGSGVITDGVKLSANPFDEIALEEALRLRDKGIATEVVVATIAPADAQAHLRNGLAMGANRAVHVVSDQPIQPLTAARALLKLIEKEQPDIVILGKQAIDDDANQTGQMLATLWGRPQATFASKLEVADGKATVTREVDAGLETLEVDLPAVVTTDLRLNEPRFIKLPDIMKAKSKPLETIAFADLGVDAGDTLKTTHYAPPPKRSKGVMVKDAAELVAALKQKGLL from the coding sequence ATGAAGATCCTCGTCGGCTACAAGCGCGTGGTGGACTACAACGTCCGCATCCAGGTCAAACCGGACGGTTCCGGCGTGATCACCGACGGCGTCAAGCTGTCGGCCAACCCGTTCGACGAAATCGCCCTGGAAGAAGCGCTGCGCCTGCGCGACAAGGGCATCGCGACCGAAGTCGTGGTCGCCACCATCGCCCCCGCCGACGCCCAGGCGCACCTGCGCAACGGCCTGGCGATGGGCGCCAACCGCGCCGTGCACGTGGTCAGCGACCAGCCGATCCAACCGCTGACCGCGGCGCGCGCGCTGCTCAAGCTGATCGAGAAGGAACAGCCGGACATCGTCATCCTCGGCAAGCAGGCCATCGACGACGACGCCAACCAGACCGGCCAGATGCTGGCCACGCTGTGGGGCCGCCCGCAGGCGACCTTCGCGTCCAAGCTCGAAGTAGCGGACGGCAAGGCCACGGTCACGCGCGAAGTCGACGCCGGCCTGGAAACCCTGGAAGTGGATCTGCCGGCGGTGGTCACCACCGACCTGCGCCTCAACGAGCCGCGCTTCATCAAGCTGCCCGACATCATGAAGGCCAAGAGCAAGCCGCTGGAGACCATCGCGTTCGCCGACCTCGGCGTCGACGCCGGCGACACGCTCAAGACCACCCATTACGCGCCGCCGCCGAAGCGCAGCAAGGGCGTGATGGTCAAGGACGCGGCCGAACTGGTCGCCGCACTGAAGCAGAAGGGGTTGCTGTGA
- a CDS encoding electron transfer flavoprotein subunit alpha/FixB family protein, producing MSKVLIVAEHLEGKLNASTAKCVSAAQALKPESIDIVVLAADPAAVAAQAAQIAGVAKVLTVANAANANAIAQVQAPQVAAVAKGYSHVFGPSTTFGKDLMPCVAALLGVAQVSDVMAVEASHTFKRPIYAGNAIVTVEAPADHAVVATVRTASWPEAAGGGSAAVEAASVDAALPAHTRYIGLAAGKSDRPDLQSAKRVVSGGRGVGSQENFKIIYDFADKLGAAVGASRAAVDAGYVPNELQVGQTGKIIAPELYVAVGISGAIQHLTGIKDAGTIVAINKDGEAPIFEIADIGLVGDLFKLLPELEAALG from the coding sequence ATGAGCAAGGTATTGATCGTCGCCGAACATCTGGAAGGCAAGCTCAACGCGTCGACCGCCAAGTGCGTGTCGGCCGCGCAGGCGCTCAAGCCCGAGTCCATCGACATCGTCGTGCTCGCCGCCGACCCGGCCGCCGTCGCCGCGCAGGCCGCGCAGATCGCCGGCGTGGCCAAGGTGCTGACCGTGGCCAACGCCGCCAACGCCAACGCCATCGCCCAGGTCCAGGCGCCGCAGGTCGCCGCGGTCGCGAAGGGCTACAGCCACGTGTTCGGCCCCTCGACCACCTTCGGCAAGGACCTGATGCCGTGCGTGGCCGCGCTGCTCGGCGTGGCCCAGGTGTCGGACGTGATGGCGGTCGAAGCCAGCCACACCTTCAAGCGCCCGATCTACGCCGGCAACGCCATCGTCACCGTCGAAGCCCCGGCCGACCACGCCGTGGTCGCGACCGTGCGCACCGCCTCGTGGCCGGAAGCGGCCGGCGGCGGCAGCGCCGCGGTCGAAGCCGCGTCCGTCGACGCCGCCCTGCCCGCCCACACCCGCTACATCGGCCTGGCCGCCGGCAAGTCCGACCGTCCCGACCTGCAGAGCGCCAAGCGCGTCGTCTCCGGCGGCCGCGGCGTCGGCTCGCAGGAGAACTTCAAGATCATCTACGACTTCGCCGACAAGCTCGGCGCCGCCGTCGGCGCCTCGCGCGCCGCGGTCGACGCCGGCTACGTCCCGAACGAACTGCAGGTCGGCCAGACCGGCAAGATCATCGCCCCCGAGCTGTACGTCGCCGTCGGCATCAGCGGCGCGATCCAGCACCTGACCGGCATCAAGGACGCCGGCACCATCGTCGCGATCAACAAGGACGGCGAGGCGCCGATCTTCGAGATCGCGGACATCGGGTTGGTGGGGGATTTGTTCAAGCTGTTGCCGGAGCTGGAAGCGGCGTTGGGCTGA
- a CDS encoding DegT/DnrJ/EryC1/StrS family aminotransferase — protein sequence MQINDLSARIKANEQAITGAIQRVVASGWLVLGPEVKQFESAFAQYLGTEHCISVANGTDAIELALRSFGVGPGDRVATVANASMYTATAAQAIGAQPFFLDVDPDTRNITLIEVERAIAAGVRFVVATHLYGLAAPEILQIAQRCADSGVKLLEDCAQAHGARVDGRMVGTFGDAASFSFYPTKNLGALGDGGAVTTRHADIAERIRRLRQYGWTDKYKVEFAGARNTRLDEMQAAVLSAFLPGLDAGNERRREIAARYNAGIRHPQIQLPVAAGPEYVGHLYVLRSAQRDSLRQHLRAEGIASDIHYPIPDHRQPVFGDLYADVHLPNTERLATEILTLPCYPEMTDAQVDQVVASVNSWRP from the coding sequence ATGCAAATCAACGACCTTTCCGCCCGCATCAAGGCCAATGAGCAGGCGATCACCGGGGCGATCCAGCGAGTGGTAGCCAGTGGCTGGCTGGTGCTTGGCCCCGAAGTGAAGCAATTCGAATCGGCCTTCGCACAATACCTGGGCACCGAGCATTGCATCAGCGTGGCCAATGGCACCGACGCAATCGAGCTGGCGCTGCGCTCGTTCGGCGTCGGTCCCGGCGACCGGGTTGCCACGGTCGCCAACGCCAGCATGTACACCGCGACTGCGGCGCAGGCTATCGGCGCCCAACCGTTCTTTCTCGACGTCGATCCGGATACCCGCAACATCACGCTCATCGAAGTAGAGCGGGCGATCGCCGCTGGCGTCCGGTTCGTCGTGGCGACTCACCTCTACGGCTTGGCCGCACCGGAAATCCTCCAGATCGCCCAGCGTTGCGCCGACAGCGGCGTAAAACTGCTGGAGGATTGCGCGCAAGCCCACGGCGCGCGGGTCGACGGCCGCATGGTCGGCACCTTCGGCGACGCCGCCAGCTTCAGCTTCTATCCCACCAAGAACCTCGGCGCCCTCGGCGACGGCGGAGCGGTGACCACCCGCCATGCCGACATCGCCGAACGCATTCGTCGCCTTCGTCAGTACGGCTGGACCGACAAGTACAAGGTCGAATTCGCCGGCGCGCGCAACACCCGGCTCGATGAAATGCAGGCCGCGGTCCTGTCGGCGTTCCTGCCGGGCCTGGATGCCGGCAACGAGCGCCGGCGCGAAATCGCCGCGCGCTACAACGCCGGCATCCGCCACCCGCAGATCCAGCTGCCAGTCGCCGCAGGGCCGGAATACGTCGGCCATCTGTACGTCTTGCGCAGCGCGCAGCGAGATTCGCTGCGTCAGCACCTGCGCGCTGAGGGTATCGCGTCCGACATCCACTACCCGATCCCCGATCACCGCCAGCCCGTGTTCGGCGACCTCTATGCCGACGTCCACCTGCCCAATACCGAGCGTCTGGCGACGGAAATCCTGACCTTGCCCTGCTATCCGGAAATGACCGACGCGCAAGTCGATCAGGTCGTCGCGAGCGTCAACTCATGGCGGCCGTAA
- a CDS encoding glycosyltransferase family 2 protein, whose product MAAVTFSTIIPVYKNEGSIPQLLQALTEMHRALDGKMEAVLVVDGSPDQSYALLRAALDGLEFPAQLLVHSRNFGSFPAIRTGLAAARGHYFGVMAADLQEPPELLIAFFKALRADECDVAIGTRTGRKDPLMSRMASNIFWGLYRRLVVREMPEGGVDVFGCNQAFRDQLLRLEESRSSLIALIFWLGFRRKLVSYERLEREHGKSAWTLRKKVEYMMDSVFAFTDYPIKLLIRAGAAGSALSLMLGAMVLIASISGHITVPGYAATMLVVLFFGTLNLLGLGLVGTYAWRGYENSKQRPLAVVCMQHANDQEAQ is encoded by the coding sequence ATGGCGGCCGTAACTTTCAGCACGATCATCCCGGTCTACAAGAACGAGGGATCGATCCCGCAGTTGCTGCAGGCGCTGACCGAGATGCATCGAGCGCTGGACGGGAAGATGGAAGCCGTACTCGTCGTCGACGGCAGTCCGGACCAGTCCTACGCATTGTTGCGCGCAGCGCTTGACGGACTCGAGTTTCCGGCCCAGTTGCTGGTCCATTCGCGCAATTTCGGATCGTTTCCCGCTATCCGCACCGGATTGGCCGCCGCACGCGGCCACTATTTCGGCGTCATGGCCGCCGACCTTCAGGAACCGCCCGAGCTGCTGATAGCCTTCTTCAAGGCATTGCGGGCGGACGAGTGCGACGTGGCCATCGGTACACGCACCGGACGCAAGGACCCCCTGATGTCGCGAATGGCCTCGAACATCTTCTGGGGGCTGTATCGCCGTCTGGTGGTGCGCGAGATGCCGGAGGGCGGCGTGGACGTGTTCGGTTGCAACCAGGCTTTCCGCGACCAGTTGCTGCGCCTGGAAGAATCGCGCTCGTCCCTGATCGCGCTGATCTTTTGGCTAGGCTTCCGACGCAAGCTCGTCAGCTACGAGCGGCTCGAGCGCGAACACGGAAAATCGGCATGGACGCTGCGCAAGAAGGTCGAATACATGATGGATAGCGTGTTCGCCTTCACCGACTACCCCATAAAGCTGTTGATTCGTGCAGGCGCTGCAGGATCGGCGCTGTCGCTGATGCTGGGCGCGATGGTGCTGATCGCCTCGATCAGCGGCCACATTACCGTGCCTGGCTATGCCGCGACCATGCTGGTCGTGCTGTTCTTCGGCACGCTCAATCTGCTCGGGCTCGGCTTGGTCGGAACCTATGCATGGCGCGGGTACGAAAACAGCAAGCAACGGCCTCTGGCCGTGGTCTGCATGCAACACGCCAACGATCAGGAAGCGCAATGA
- a CDS encoding WxcM-like domain-containing protein, producing the protein MNNVKIHETADVQSTQIGAGTTIWQSAVVLSGARIGTDVNLCAHTFVENDVVIGDRVTVKSGVYLWDGIHIDDDVFIGPNVTFTNDKFPRSKVYPDQFLKTRIEAGASIGGGAVILPGVVIGRYAMVGAGAVVTKSVPPYAIVYGSPARIAGYVENAATPGGKPVESLPDNGPATHSVGVKGVTVHRFKSVQDMRGALTVGEFPRDIPFEPKRYFLVFDVPSEKTRGEHAHHRCEQFLICVKGSCAVVADDGESRCEVLLDSPDKGIYLPAMTWGIQYKYSSDAVLLVFASHPYEADDYIRNYSEFLELANADPARR; encoded by the coding sequence ATGAACAACGTCAAGATCCATGAAACCGCAGACGTGCAGTCGACCCAGATCGGTGCCGGCACCACGATATGGCAGTCCGCCGTAGTCCTGTCCGGCGCGCGCATCGGTACCGACGTCAATCTGTGCGCCCACACTTTCGTCGAAAACGACGTCGTGATCGGCGATCGCGTGACCGTCAAGTCCGGCGTCTATCTGTGGGACGGAATCCACATCGACGATGATGTATTCATCGGACCCAACGTAACTTTCACCAACGACAAATTCCCGCGTTCGAAGGTCTATCCGGATCAATTCCTGAAGACCCGTATCGAAGCCGGCGCTTCGATCGGCGGAGGCGCGGTGATCTTGCCGGGCGTGGTGATCGGCCGTTACGCGATGGTCGGCGCAGGCGCCGTGGTGACTAAATCGGTTCCGCCCTACGCCATTGTCTACGGTTCGCCCGCTCGCATCGCCGGCTACGTCGAGAATGCCGCGACTCCCGGCGGCAAGCCCGTGGAAAGCCTCCCCGACAACGGCCCTGCGACGCACTCCGTCGGCGTCAAGGGCGTGACCGTGCACCGCTTCAAATCGGTCCAGGACATGCGCGGCGCGCTGACCGTCGGCGAATTCCCCAGGGATATCCCATTCGAGCCCAAGCGTTACTTCCTGGTGTTCGACGTCCCCAGCGAAAAGACGCGTGGCGAGCATGCGCACCACCGCTGCGAACAGTTCCTGATCTGCGTGAAAGGCAGTTGCGCGGTCGTGGCCGACGACGGCGAATCGCGCTGCGAAGTGCTGCTGGATTCGCCGGACAAGGGCATCTACCTGCCGGCCATGACCTGGGGCATCCAGTACAAGTATTCCAGCGATGCCGTGCTACTGGTATTCGCGTCGCATCCGTACGAGGCCGACGACTACATCCGCAACTATTCCGAGTTCCTGGAACTGGCCAACGCCGATCCGGCCCGCCGATGA
- a CDS encoding GtrA family protein: protein MSESRFQTRRWLRFLIGGATNTAFTYALYLALNTIVSYQTAYLIAYVLGVLFAYWFNATIVFRVPLSWKGLLSYPIVYVVQYAASAALLAVLVEFLRIRESVGPLIVTAAMIPATYVMNKFVLGRSSKSSGRTVTQEESE from the coding sequence ATGAGCGAATCGCGCTTTCAGACCAGGCGCTGGCTGCGCTTCCTGATCGGAGGCGCGACGAACACCGCGTTCACCTACGCGCTTTATCTGGCCTTGAACACGATAGTGTCCTACCAGACCGCGTACCTGATCGCCTACGTGCTCGGCGTATTGTTCGCTTACTGGTTCAACGCGACGATCGTGTTCCGGGTGCCGCTGTCGTGGAAGGGATTGCTGTCGTACCCCATCGTCTACGTGGTTCAGTACGCCGCATCGGCCGCACTGCTTGCGGTGCTGGTCGAGTTCCTGCGGATCCGCGAATCGGTCGGGCCGCTGATCGTGACCGCAGCGATGATCCCCGCAACCTATGTGATGAACAAATTCGTGCTCGGCCGGAGCAGCAAGTCTTCCGGACGGACTGTCACGCAAGAGGAAAGTGAATGA
- a CDS encoding DUF7024 domain-containing protein, which translates to MKAPPTDMPNTFSGPRPLFGVLVGEWPWWAAGAVFCFFLASVLMSGWPEGLVPNTQYPYTYVGDALSHYWMVERVIEGWISDNPRSGYPFGSNFLDYPNSDAGNLLILKLLGTITGNFYSAVNLYYLLSFSAVFVSAFCVLRSIDLSRPLAISAAVLYAFASFHFLRLGHLFYNWYFVAPLFFYAGLRIYLGGPVRIFKGRSWLGIAGMTVGFILLASFGIYYAFFGIVILAVAGLAAWVKTGQFRSMLPAVAAATLVAAGALLNLTPSLVNRHINGVNPEAVSRSAVQSEHYALKFAQLVLPRAGHRVPSLAKIADKYNSAFPLVNENFIASMGLLASLGLGISCILALVKFAGGRVDERLNFLTLLTAILFMFGTIGGFGVIFSAVFSPSLRSWNRISIFIAFGSITTFFIALQLLAHRYLKPARISAALAGAAIVLSVLGLYDQTTPVCRSCNVQNKQAFDSDRSFVNSIEQALPPGSAIYQLPYMPFPEPPPVHNLVGYELAMGFLQSKSLHWSYAGMRGRHGDVFYRNLASKPIEQQLAVIERMGFAGIYIDRRGFEDNANALVDTLLQKFGAESMLIRDDDEIVFFKIKPDGQGARKATTDDSAAAFAQAAIFSKSSLPKFVSAVNGMSPVESWGRWSDGNLAPTIRIDLSRPLPDKFTLALTLRAFQSVNQDFSVKIGSQVHRLRAGDEPTQLRLPVDLAGESVRTIEIIPSKPISPRELGINDDGRKLGLGLMRLHVEKYAP; encoded by the coding sequence ATGAAAGCTCCCCCAACCGATATGCCAAACACCTTTTCAGGCCCAAGGCCTTTATTCGGGGTCCTTGTAGGCGAATGGCCGTGGTGGGCCGCGGGAGCGGTTTTCTGCTTCTTTCTCGCCAGCGTCTTGATGTCGGGCTGGCCCGAAGGCCTGGTGCCCAACACCCAGTATCCTTATACCTACGTCGGAGACGCGCTGAGCCACTACTGGATGGTGGAACGCGTCATCGAAGGCTGGATATCGGACAACCCCCGCAGCGGCTATCCGTTCGGATCGAATTTTCTCGACTATCCCAATTCCGACGCCGGCAACCTCCTCATCCTCAAGCTGCTGGGCACGATTACCGGCAACTTCTACTCCGCCGTCAATCTCTACTATTTGTTGAGCTTTTCCGCGGTTTTCGTGTCGGCTTTCTGCGTACTGCGTTCGATCGACCTGTCCAGGCCCCTGGCTATCAGCGCTGCGGTGCTCTATGCCTTCGCCTCGTTCCACTTCCTCAGGCTCGGACACCTGTTTTACAACTGGTACTTCGTCGCGCCGCTGTTCTTCTACGCAGGCTTGCGGATTTATCTCGGCGGCCCCGTTCGGATCTTCAAAGGCCGCAGTTGGCTGGGAATCGCCGGGATGACCGTCGGTTTCATTCTGCTGGCGTCATTCGGCATCTATTACGCCTTCTTCGGAATCGTCATCCTCGCAGTGGCCGGCCTTGCCGCCTGGGTCAAGACCGGACAGTTCCGATCGATGCTGCCCGCCGTCGCCGCAGCAACGCTGGTCGCCGCGGGCGCCCTCCTCAATCTCACGCCCAGCCTCGTCAACCGCCATATCAACGGCGTGAACCCGGAAGCGGTGTCGAGATCGGCGGTGCAGAGCGAACACTACGCGCTCAAGTTCGCCCAACTGGTTTTGCCGAGAGCGGGCCATCGCGTCCCGAGCCTGGCCAAGATCGCGGACAAGTACAACTCGGCCTTCCCGCTGGTGAACGAGAATTTCATCGCGTCGATGGGGCTGCTCGCCTCGCTCGGCCTGGGTATTTCCTGCATTCTGGCGTTGGTCAAGTTCGCCGGAGGAAGGGTCGACGAACGCCTGAACTTCCTGACGTTGTTGACCGCGATACTCTTCATGTTCGGAACCATCGGGGGATTCGGAGTCATTTTCTCCGCGGTATTCTCCCCCTCGCTGCGCAGTTGGAACCGGATCAGCATATTCATCGCCTTCGGCTCGATCACCACGTTCTTCATCGCTTTGCAGTTGCTTGCGCATCGCTATTTGAAGCCGGCTCGCATCAGCGCGGCCCTGGCCGGCGCCGCGATCGTCCTAAGCGTGCTCGGTTTGTACGACCAGACGACCCCGGTCTGCCGTTCGTGCAACGTACAGAACAAGCAAGCCTTCGATTCCGACCGCAGCTTCGTCAACTCGATCGAACAGGCCCTGCCGCCCGGCAGCGCGATCTATCAACTGCCCTACATGCCGTTCCCGGAGCCGCCGCCCGTCCACAACCTTGTGGGCTACGAGCTGGCGATGGGCTTCCTGCAGTCCAAGTCGCTTCATTGGAGCTACGCGGGCATGCGCGGCCGCCACGGAGACGTGTTTTATCGGAATCTTGCCAGCAAGCCGATCGAGCAACAGCTCGCGGTGATCGAGCGGATGGGGTTCGCAGGCATCTACATCGACCGCCGCGGCTTCGAGGACAATGCGAATGCGTTGGTCGATACCTTGCTGCAGAAATTCGGCGCCGAATCGATGTTGATCCGGGACGACGATGAGATAGTTTTCTTCAAGATCAAACCCGATGGGCAAGGCGCGCGAAAGGCTACGACGGACGACAGCGCTGCGGCCTTCGCCCAGGCGGCGATCTTTTCCAAGAGCTCTTTGCCGAAGTTCGTTAGCGCAGTGAACGGAATGTCGCCCGTGGAATCCTGGGGCCGGTGGTCGGATGGCAACCTCGCTCCGACCATACGCATCGATTTGTCCCGCCCGTTGCCCGACAAATTCACGTTAGCGCTGACTCTGCGTGCGTTCCAGTCCGTCAATCAGGACTTCAGCGTAAAGATCGGATCGCAGGTCCACCGCTTACGGGCTGGGGACGAGCCCACGCAGTTGCGTCTGCCCGTCGACCTTGCGGGCGAATCGGTCCGCACCATCGAGATCATCCCGAGCAAGCCGATCTCTCCGCGCGAATTGGGCATCAACGACGACGGACGCAAGCTGGGCTTGGGCCTGATGCGCCTGCACGTCGAGAAGTACGCGCCGTAG
- a CDS encoding DUF4214 domain-containing protein yields MGIVSRLQRILSPPQAEVPQPALPPRPAETELAQPPPERIDANESVETLPDQTAIDEPTEALPAPPEGPWLNLGCGMDVREGWVNVDLHDFHHPDIVADITNLKPLADNYAGYALAQDILEHVPRDCCSTALREWNRVLKPDGLLEVRVPDVIALARLLQEPDRQTPEAQDTLLQCMFGTQRYNGDFHYNGFTELSLTHALNDAGFEVLRIAHHDGWLFQAIGRKIEHRRPDPLLRVDNDEVFIDEAYRTILHREADPGGRAHYLEKLASGIPREAILATLRAANE; encoded by the coding sequence ATGGGCATCGTCAGTCGTTTGCAGCGAATTCTTTCGCCGCCTCAAGCCGAGGTGCCGCAGCCGGCTTTGCCGCCGCGACCCGCGGAAACCGAGCTTGCCCAGCCGCCGCCCGAGCGAATCGACGCCAACGAATCGGTCGAAACGCTGCCCGACCAGACCGCCATCGACGAGCCGACCGAGGCTCTGCCGGCGCCGCCGGAAGGGCCATGGCTGAACTTGGGTTGCGGCATGGACGTGCGCGAAGGCTGGGTCAACGTCGATCTGCACGACTTCCACCACCCCGACATCGTCGCGGACATCACCAACCTAAAACCGCTGGCCGACAATTACGCCGGATACGCGCTGGCCCAGGACATCCTCGAGCACGTCCCCCGCGACTGCTGTTCGACCGCGTTGCGCGAATGGAACCGGGTGCTCAAGCCCGACGGCTTGCTGGAAGTACGCGTGCCCGACGTGATCGCACTCGCGCGGCTGCTGCAGGAGCCCGACCGACAGACGCCCGAGGCTCAAGATACACTGCTGCAATGCATGTTCGGCACCCAACGCTATAACGGCGATTTTCATTACAACGGCTTCACCGAGCTCAGCCTGACCCATGCGCTCAACGATGCCGGCTTCGAGGTCCTGCGTATCGCCCATCACGATGGATGGCTGTTCCAGGCCATCGGCCGAAAGATCGAGCATCGCCGCCCCGATCCGTTGCTGCGCGTCGACAACGACGAGGTCTTCATCGACGAAGCCTATCGCACTATTCTGCACCGCGAAGCCGATCCGGGCGGACGGGCTCACTACCTCGAAAAGCTGGCTTCGGGCATTCCGCGCGAAGCGATCCTGGCCACGTTGCGCGCCGCCAACGAATAA